One stretch of Flavobacterium sp. 9 DNA includes these proteins:
- a CDS encoding DUF294 nucleotidyltransferase-like domain-containing protein produces MKNTISHRVADFLKDFPPFSFLHQKDLEKLSEQISIVYKDKDAVIFAENDKTHDSFYVVHKGAVALKKNQKNNVLDMCDEGDIFGLRPLLAQENYIMEAVAYEESILYAIPIAVFKPYALENRTVGNFLIESYASNTRNPYSDIHKDKLYGDDLVHEHLHSNRDSFDLQPIKYSKKIVTCSPSATAKDIAKIMNKNKVGAILIVDEMLPIGIITDKDLRNKIVTGDFSILTTAETIMTKPVITYPKKMTVTEAQMAMMKSNISYLCLTKDGTINTKAVGILSKHDVMVALGNNPAVLIKALKRAKKPKEIKPIRARIMQLLQGYLDQNIPMTLISKIITELNEACTTRVIEICLGKMSSPPPVKFAWLALGSQGRSEQMLHTDQDNAIVYENVSDVFREETKVYFSKFASLVNKGLFDIGYDYCPAEMMASNPKWCMSLDEWKSKVHHWITNPGKNEVLLSFIFFDYSVTYGDTEITNQLSDYIFENVKANPIFYVHLVSGALQSPSPTGFFRQFLVEQDGANKDHFDIKRRALMPLTDAARVLILSHSVKGISNTAERFEKLAELEPNNRELYFSCSYSFKALLKFRTKQGLLHNDSGQFIALESLSKMEKIKLKRTFKTIKELQELISVRFNISNVV; encoded by the coding sequence ATGAAAAATACAATTTCGCATAGAGTTGCTGACTTTTTAAAAGACTTTCCGCCTTTTAGTTTTTTGCATCAAAAGGACTTAGAAAAGTTATCTGAACAAATTTCTATTGTTTACAAAGACAAAGACGCCGTTATATTTGCCGAAAATGATAAAACGCATGATTCTTTTTACGTTGTTCATAAAGGCGCTGTAGCACTGAAAAAAAATCAGAAAAACAATGTTCTTGACATGTGTGATGAAGGTGATATTTTTGGATTGCGTCCGCTTTTGGCACAAGAAAATTATATCATGGAAGCTGTTGCTTATGAAGAAAGCATTTTGTATGCCATTCCTATTGCTGTTTTTAAACCTTATGCCTTAGAAAATAGGACTGTTGGTAATTTCCTTATCGAAAGTTACGCCTCAAATACTCGAAATCCATATTCTGATATTCATAAAGATAAATTGTATGGCGATGATTTGGTTCATGAGCATTTGCATTCTAACAGAGATTCATTTGATTTACAGCCAATAAAATATTCAAAGAAAATTGTCACTTGCAGTCCGTCTGCAACTGCCAAGGATATTGCCAAAATCATGAATAAGAATAAGGTTGGCGCCATCTTAATTGTTGACGAAATGCTGCCAATTGGTATTATTACCGATAAGGATTTACGAAATAAAATCGTAACCGGTGATTTTTCAATCCTGACAACGGCAGAAACCATTATGACAAAACCGGTTATTACGTATCCTAAAAAAATGACGGTTACTGAGGCGCAAATGGCAATGATGAAAAGTAATATTAGCTATTTGTGTCTGACAAAAGATGGAACTATAAATACTAAAGCTGTTGGGATTTTGTCTAAACACGATGTTATGGTTGCTCTGGGAAATAATCCTGCCGTTTTAATAAAGGCTTTAAAAAGAGCTAAGAAACCAAAGGAAATTAAACCCATTCGCGCCCGAATAATGCAATTATTGCAAGGTTATTTAGATCAAAACATTCCGATGACTTTGATTTCTAAAATTATAACAGAGCTTAATGAAGCTTGTACTACTCGTGTTATCGAAATTTGCCTTGGAAAAATGAGTAGTCCGCCACCAGTAAAATTTGCCTGGTTGGCTCTTGGAAGTCAAGGTCGAAGCGAGCAAATGCTACATACGGATCAAGACAATGCTATTGTGTACGAGAATGTATCTGATGTTTTTAGAGAAGAAACAAAAGTCTATTTTTCGAAATTTGCTTCTTTAGTGAATAAAGGTTTATTTGATATTGGCTACGATTATTGTCCTGCCGAAATGATGGCTTCGAATCCTAAATGGTGTATGAGCCTTGATGAATGGAAAAGTAAAGTACATCATTGGATTACAAATCCGGGGAAAAATGAAGTTTTATTATCTTTTATTTTCTTCGATTATAGTGTTACTTATGGTGATACTGAAATTACAAACCAACTTTCTGATTATATTTTTGAGAATGTTAAAGCAAACCCTATTTTCTATGTTCATTTAGTTAGCGGCGCTTTGCAAAGCCCTTCTCCTACTGGCTTTTTCAGACAGTTTTTAGTAGAACAAGATGGCGCAAATAAAGATCATTTTGATATTAAAAGAAGAGCTTTAATGCCACTTACTGATGCTGCACGCGTTTTGATTTTATCTCATTCTGTAAAAGGAATAAGTAATACTGCGGAACGTTTTGAAAAATTAGCCGAATTAGAACCCAACAATAGAGAACTGTATTTTTCTTGTTCTTATTCTTTTAAAGCTTTATTGAAGTTTAGAACCAAACAAGGGCTTTTGCATAATGATTCCGGACAATTTATTGCTTTGGAATCTTTATCCAAAATGGAAAAGATAAAACTAAAAAGAACTTTTAAAACCATAAAAGAACTTCAAGAATTGATTAGCGTAAGATTTAATATTTCAAACGTAGTATAA
- a CDS encoding DNA topoisomerase IV, whose translation MKKIIFLLPFLALISCYDAEHNCKDFKNGKFKFEFEVNGVKKTTVFERKDNIEIETFDGKTDTSTVRWVSDCEYILQKKHPKNMAEEKAISMKILTTTKDSYTFEFGMVGSDQKQRGTVHKVE comes from the coding sequence ATGAAAAAAATAATATTCTTATTACCATTCTTGGCTTTAATATCTTGCTACGATGCAGAACACAATTGCAAGGATTTTAAAAACGGAAAATTCAAATTTGAATTTGAAGTTAATGGTGTCAAAAAAACAACTGTTTTTGAACGTAAAGACAATATTGAAATCGAAACTTTTGACGGAAAAACTGATACTTCGACAGTGCGTTGGGTAAGTGATTGTGAATATATTTTGCAGAAGAAACATCCGAAAAATATGGCTGAGGAAAAAGCAATCAGCATGAAGATTTTAACGACTACTAAAGATTCTTATACTTTTGAATTTGGAATGGTTGGTTCTGACCAAAAGCAACGCGGAACGGTACATAAAGTTGAATAA